One genomic segment of Belonocnema kinseyi isolate 2016_QV_RU_SX_M_011 chromosome 2, B_treatae_v1, whole genome shotgun sequence includes these proteins:
- the LOC117167605 gene encoding probable small nuclear ribonucleoprotein E — protein sequence MAYKGPQKVQKVMVQPINLIFRYLQNRSRVQVWLYENVNLRIEGHIVGFDEYMNLVLDDAEEFYVKTKNRKPLGRIMLKGDNITLIQNTNPGAN from the coding sequence ATGGCGTACAAAGGTCCTCAGAAGGTGCAGAAGGTGATGGTGCAGCCCATCAACCTTATCTTTCGATATCTACAAAATCGCTCGCGAGTGCAGGTTTGGTTATACGAGAATGTTAACCTAAGAATCGAGGGTCACATCGTCGGTTTCGACGAGTACATGAACCTGGTGCTGGACGATGCAGAGGAGTTCTACGTGAAGACGAAAAACAGGAAACCACTGGGCCGTATCATGCTCAAGGGCGATAATATTACGCTTATACAGAACACGAACCCTGGAGCAAATTAG